A part of Periophthalmus magnuspinnatus isolate fPerMag1 chromosome 14, fPerMag1.2.pri, whole genome shotgun sequence genomic DNA contains:
- the LOC117380917 gene encoding zinc finger protein OZF-like isoform X2 — protein MVRTTTAENEEDQRGQELVGVQIPSLSPGPTLNQEIPETTEIKEEPEEHSVKQEVEQLQVCVPEFSDACVKTEEFSQGEDISSSETHVHSETEGDTEHSSDTDYDEDWGDPFSCSPAQMETEADGDFRARNSTEPNSGLSPNSAPETSATVDNEDMSGTADGAERKKHQCCFCNEKFGSKYNLQRHIRVHTGEKPFSCPICKKTFAQNDHLKEHMRTHTGEKPYSCSVCEKTFTHKGSLYAHGRLHRGEKPYSCSVCNTRFSSSYNLKSHMSTHTGEKPFSCSVCNLRFTSSSHLKRHTSTHTGEKPYSCSVCSTRFSLSSSLNRHMRTHTGEKPYSCPFCNTRFTSSYKLKSHMSTHTGEKPYCCSVCSTRFASSYYLKRHMRSHTGEKPYGCSTCDKQFTSSYYLKCHMRSHTGEKPYCCSVCNSRFTSNDSLKCHMRIHTGEKPYSCSVCNTRFTLSSSLKRHMRTHTEED, from the exons ATGGTCCGAACAACGACAGCAGAGAATGAGGAGGaccagaggggacaggagctcgtgg GTGTCCAGATCCCCTCTCTGAGCCCAGGTCCCACTCTGAACCAGGAAATCCCTGAGACTACCGaaattaaagaggagccagaagaacacAGCGTCAAACAGGAGGTAGAGCAGCTGCAAGT GTGTGTCCCTGAGTTCAGTGATGCgtgtgtgaagacagaagagttctcacagggagaggacatcagctcatcagagacacatgtccactcagagactgagggagacacGGAGCACTCTTCTGACACAGACTATGATGAAGACTGGGGAGatccattcagctgttcacctgcacagatggagacagaggcagatggAGACTTCAGAGCCAGAAACAGCACTGAACCAAACTCAGGTCTATCCCCTAATTCTGCACCAGAGACCAGTGCCACTGTGGACAATGAAGACATGTCAGGAACAGCTGATGGGGCTGAGAGGAAGAAACACCAGTGCTGTTTTTGTAATGAGAAATTTGGGTCTAAATATAATTTACAAAGACACATTAGagttcacacaggagagaaaccattcagctgtCCAATCTGTAAGAAAACTTTTGCCCAAAACGATCATCTTAAagaacacatgagaacacaTACAGGtgagaaaccttacagctgctCTGTCTGTGAGAAAACGTTCACCCACAAGGGGAGCCTATATGCACATGGAAGATTGCACAGAGGTgaaaaaccttacagctgttctgtttGTAATACACGGTTTAGCTCGAGCTACAATCTGAAAAGTCACATGAgtacacacacaggagagaaacctttcagctgttccGTATGTAATTTACGGTTCACCTCAAGTTCTCATCTAAAAAGACATACAAGTACACACACGggagagaaaccttacagctgttcagtctGTAGTACACGGTTTTCCTTAAGTTCTAGCTTGAATAGACatatgagaacacacacaggagaaaaaCCTTATAGCTGTCCTTTCTGTAATACACGTTTTACGTCAAGTTACAAACTGAAAAGTCATATGAgtacacacacaggagagaaaccttacTGTTGTTCTGTCTGTAGTACACGATTTGCCTCAAGTTATTATCTGAAAAGACATATGAGaagtcacacaggagagaaaccttacGGCTGTTCTACCTGTGATAAACAGTTTACCTCGAGCTATTATCTGAAATGTCATATGAGGAGTCACACAGGAGAAAAACCTTACTGCTGTTCTGTCTGTAATTCACGGTTTACCTCAAATGATTCCCTGAAATGTCATATGAGgattcacacaggagagaaaccttacagctgttctgtctgtaatACACGGTTTACCTTGAGCTCTTCTCTGAAAAGACACATGAGAACTCACACAGAAGAGGATTAG
- the plekhb1 gene encoding pleckstrin homology domain-containing family B member 1: MALLKSGWLWRQTSVLKRWKLNWCDLWIDGSLCFYKTDRRRNLEQRVSLKTLCVDVHSGLECGDITPPESNPRDNLVVVQLKDGSTVNLCANSEDEALAWKLTLLETRRNPVFAYDPYDDSYQAIPLNGHHTVYITPGAGPGTHQVVVQRDPWDELTEHVVLGLITGMAAGVAMRSFLWMPFFFC, from the exons ATGGCACTGCTAAAGTCTGGGTGGCTGTGGAGACAAA CGTCGGTGCTGAAGCGGTGGAAGTTGAACTGGTGCGACCTATGGATAGACGGCTCCCTGTGCTTCTATAAAACTGACAGGAGGAGGAATCTGGAGCAAAGGGTCAGCCTGAAGACCCTGTGCGTGGATGTGCACTCAGGCCTGGAGTGTGGAG ACATAACTCCTCCAGAGAGTAACCCCCGAGATAACCTGGTGGTGGTGCAGCTCAAAGACGGATCCACTGTCAACCTGTGTGCCAACAGCGAGGACGAGGCTCT agcGTGGAAGCTGACCCTGCTGGAGACCCGGAGGAACCCT gTTTTTGCATACGATCCCTATGACGACTCGTACCAGGCCATCCCTCTGAACGGCCACCACACGGTCTACATCACTCCAGGAGCCGGGCCAG GGACTCACCAGGTGGTCGTACAGCGGGACCCGTGGGATGAGCTCACGGAGCACGTGGTCCTGGGGCTGATCACAGGGATGGCTGCAGGGGTCGCTATGAGGTCCTTTCTGTGGATGcccttcttcttctgctga
- the LOC117381099 gene encoding lathosterol oxidase-like, whose product MDLVLNVADHYVLTPYVYPSSWSEEGALRQILSLLVLTNLGAAVLYLGLGAISYFCVFDHTLMKHPHFLENQVRREIKYAMTSLPWISLPTVALFFAEVRGYSKLYDNVSDHPLGWTGFFISMISFLFFTDMCIYWIHRFLHHKSIYKLFHKPHHIWKVPTPFASHAFHPVDGFLQGLPYHLYPFLFPLHKVLYLALYVFVNIWTISIHDGDYRVPRLLTAFINGSAHHTDHHLFFDYNYGQYFTLWDRLGGSYRHPSGLMGKGPLDLIRRMEREGRLGEREEKRNGHQGKMDKEE is encoded by the exons ATGGACCTGGTGCTGAATGTGGCCGATCACTATGTGCTGACCCCGTACGTGTACCCCTCCTCGTGGTCAGAAGAGGGTGCTCTGAGGCAGATTCTGAGCCTGCTGGTGCTCACAAACCTGGGGGCCGCAGTACTGTACCTGGGGCTGGGGGCCATCAGCTACTTCTGCGTCTTCGACCACACTCTCATGAAGCACCCGCACTTTCTGGAG AACCAGGTGAGGAGGGAGATCAAGTACGCCATGACATCTCTGCCTTGGATCAGCCTGCCCACTGTGGCCCTGTTCTTTGCTGAGGTGCGGGGATACAGCAAACTCTATGACAACGTGTCCGACCATCCTCTGG gCTGGACAGGCTTCTTCATCAGCATgatctccttcctcttcttcactgACATGTGCATCTACTGGATCCACAGGTTTTTGCACCACAAGAGCATCTACAAG TTGTTCCACAAGCCCCACCACATCTGGAAGGTCCCTACCCCGTTCGCCAGCCACGCCTTCCACCCAGTTGACGGCTTTCTGCAGGGCCTGCCATACCATTTGTACCCCTTCCTCTTCCCCCTGCACAAGGTCCTGTACCTGGCCCTCTACGTGTTCGTCAACATCTGGACCATCTCCATCCACGACGGGGACTACCGCGTTCCTCGCCTCCTCACAGCCTTCATCAACGGTTCTGCGCACCACACGGACCATCACCTGTTTTTCGACTACAACTATGGCCAGTACTTCACGCTGTGGGACCGGCTTGGGGGGTCTTACCGACACCCCTCTGGGCTCATGGGGAAGGGCCCGCTGGATCTCATTaggagaatggagagagaggggaggctaggggagagggaggagaagaggaatgGACACCAGGGGAAAATGGACAAGGAGGAGTAG
- the LOC117380917 gene encoding zinc finger protein OZF-like isoform X1 has translation MVRTTTAENEEDQRGQELVGNQEIPETLQIKQEPEEQSVKQEEVQLQVSVPESTAVCVKTEESTQGEDISSETHVCSETEGDRNTENDENWGAPFIYSICVQIPSLSPGPTLNQEIPETTEIKEEPEEHSVKQEVEQLQVCVPEFSDACVKTEEFSQGEDISSSETHVHSETEGDTEHSSDTDYDEDWGDPFSCSPAQMETEADGDFRARNSTEPNSGLSPNSAPETSATVDNEDMSGTADGAERKKHQCCFCNEKFGSKYNLQRHIRVHTGEKPFSCPICKKTFAQNDHLKEHMRTHTGEKPYSCSVCEKTFTHKGSLYAHGRLHRGEKPYSCSVCNTRFSSSYNLKSHMSTHTGEKPFSCSVCNLRFTSSSHLKRHTSTHTGEKPYSCSVCSTRFSLSSSLNRHMRTHTGEKPYSCPFCNTRFTSSYKLKSHMSTHTGEKPYCCSVCSTRFASSYYLKRHMRSHTGEKPYGCSTCDKQFTSSYYLKCHMRSHTGEKPYCCSVCNSRFTSNDSLKCHMRIHTGEKPYSCSVCNTRFTLSSSLKRHMRTHTEED, from the exons ATGGTCCGAACAACGACAGCAGAGAATGAGGAGGaccagaggggacaggagctcgtgg GAAACCAGGAAATCCCTGAGACTCTCCAGATTAAACAGGAGCCTGAAGAACAGAGTGTCAAACAGGAGGAAGTGCAGCTGCAAGT GTCTGTCCCTGAGTCaactgctgtgtgtgtgaagacagaagagtccacacagggagaggacatcagctcagagacacatgtcTGCTCAGAAACTGAGGGAGACAGAAACACTGAAAATGATGAAAACTGGGGAGCTCCATTCATCTATTCAATCT GTGTCCAGATCCCCTCTCTGAGCCCAGGTCCCACTCTGAACCAGGAAATCCCTGAGACTACCGaaattaaagaggagccagaagaacacAGCGTCAAACAGGAGGTAGAGCAGCTGCAAGT GTGTGTCCCTGAGTTCAGTGATGCgtgtgtgaagacagaagagttctcacagggagaggacatcagctcatcagagacacatgtccactcagagactgagggagacacGGAGCACTCTTCTGACACAGACTATGATGAAGACTGGGGAGatccattcagctgttcacctgcacagatggagacagaggcagatggAGACTTCAGAGCCAGAAACAGCACTGAACCAAACTCAGGTCTATCCCCTAATTCTGCACCAGAGACCAGTGCCACTGTGGACAATGAAGACATGTCAGGAACAGCTGATGGGGCTGAGAGGAAGAAACACCAGTGCTGTTTTTGTAATGAGAAATTTGGGTCTAAATATAATTTACAAAGACACATTAGagttcacacaggagagaaaccattcagctgtCCAATCTGTAAGAAAACTTTTGCCCAAAACGATCATCTTAAagaacacatgagaacacaTACAGGtgagaaaccttacagctgctCTGTCTGTGAGAAAACGTTCACCCACAAGGGGAGCCTATATGCACATGGAAGATTGCACAGAGGTgaaaaaccttacagctgttctgtttGTAATACACGGTTTAGCTCGAGCTACAATCTGAAAAGTCACATGAgtacacacacaggagagaaacctttcagctgttccGTATGTAATTTACGGTTCACCTCAAGTTCTCATCTAAAAAGACATACAAGTACACACACGggagagaaaccttacagctgttcagtctGTAGTACACGGTTTTCCTTAAGTTCTAGCTTGAATAGACatatgagaacacacacaggagaaaaaCCTTATAGCTGTCCTTTCTGTAATACACGTTTTACGTCAAGTTACAAACTGAAAAGTCATATGAgtacacacacaggagagaaaccttacTGTTGTTCTGTCTGTAGTACACGATTTGCCTCAAGTTATTATCTGAAAAGACATATGAGaagtcacacaggagagaaaccttacGGCTGTTCTACCTGTGATAAACAGTTTACCTCGAGCTATTATCTGAAATGTCATATGAGGAGTCACACAGGAGAAAAACCTTACTGCTGTTCTGTCTGTAATTCACGGTTTACCTCAAATGATTCCCTGAAATGTCATATGAGgattcacacaggagagaaaccttacagctgttctgtctgtaatACACGGTTTACCTTGAGCTCTTCTCTGAAAAGACACATGAGAACTCACACAGAAGAGGATTAG